A single window of Streptomyces sp. NBC_00464 DNA harbors:
- a CDS encoding DinB family protein, translating into MPESDDLIALATDQRTNFLYTVANLDDAQARTRTTVSELTLGGLLKHLGLVQRSWLDVVEGTAPAKVDWADLDPDGNRMTDDETLPELLEAFHAAAEAFDRTAREETDLDREVTLPAYPWSPPEPVLWTVRRVLWHIFREIAHHSGHADIIREALDGSSTTAKMAEAASKGQ; encoded by the coding sequence ATGCCGGAAAGCGACGATCTGATCGCGCTCGCGACCGACCAGCGCACCAATTTTCTCTACACCGTCGCGAACCTCGACGACGCACAGGCACGCACCCGCACGACCGTCAGCGAGCTGACGCTCGGCGGACTGCTGAAGCACCTCGGGCTCGTGCAGCGCAGCTGGCTGGACGTCGTCGAGGGCACCGCCCCCGCCAAGGTCGACTGGGCGGACCTCGACCCCGACGGCAACCGGATGACCGACGACGAGACGTTGCCCGAGCTGCTGGAAGCCTTCCACGCCGCGGCGGAGGCGTTCGACCGTACGGCACGCGAGGAGACCGACCTCGACCGTGAGGTCACGCTGCCGGCGTACCCGTGGTCGCCCCCGGAGCCCGTCCTGTGGACGGTCCGCCGCGTCCTGTGGCACATCTTCCGCGAGATCGCCCACCACAGCGGCCACGCCGACATCATCCGCGAGGCGCTGGACGGCTCCAGCACGACGGCGAAGATGGCGGAGGCTGCGTCGAAGGGGCAGTAG
- a CDS encoding TIGR03084 family metal-binding protein, whose product MSDASAVLDDLRSESGELDLLVAGLNAAQWAGATPADGWTVAHQVAHLSWTDEVALLSVTEPERFGDEVARAMKDPEGFVDRAAEEVVTAYAPEALLVRWRTGRERLQEALRAAPAGTRFPWYGPPMSVASMATGRLMETWAHGQDVADALGVTRAPTARLRHVARIGVRARDYAFLVRGIQVPGEEFRVELDGPDGELIAYGPEGAAQRVTGPLHDFCLLVTQRAHRDDLAVRAEGADADAWLDIAQAFAGPAGAGRAPKAGR is encoded by the coding sequence GTGTCCGATGCCTCAGCCGTGCTCGACGACCTGCGCAGCGAGAGCGGGGAGCTCGATCTGCTCGTCGCCGGGCTCAACGCCGCGCAATGGGCGGGTGCGACCCCCGCCGACGGCTGGACGGTCGCCCATCAGGTGGCCCATCTCTCCTGGACCGACGAGGTCGCGCTGCTCTCCGTCACGGAGCCCGAGCGGTTCGGCGACGAGGTCGCCAGGGCGATGAAGGACCCCGAGGGCTTCGTCGACCGGGCCGCCGAGGAGGTCGTCACCGCGTACGCCCCGGAAGCCCTCCTCGTCCGCTGGCGCACCGGCCGGGAGCGCCTCCAGGAAGCCCTGCGGGCGGCGCCCGCCGGGACCCGGTTCCCCTGGTACGGGCCGCCGATGAGCGTGGCCTCCATGGCGACCGGGCGGCTCATGGAGACCTGGGCCCACGGCCAGGACGTCGCCGACGCCCTCGGGGTGACCCGCGCCCCCACCGCCCGGCTGCGGCACGTCGCGCGGATCGGGGTCCGGGCCCGGGACTACGCCTTCCTCGTACGGGGGATCCAGGTGCCGGGAGAGGAGTTCCGGGTGGAACTGGACGGGCCGGACGGTGAGTTGATCGCCTACGGCCCCGAGGGTGCCGCGCAGCGTGTCACCGGCCCGCTGCACGACTTCTGCCTGCTGGTCACCCAGCGCGCCCACCGCGACGACCTCGCCGTCCGGGCCGAGGGCGCCGACGCCGACGCCTGGCTGGACATCGCGCAGGCCTTCGCCGGGCCCGCCGGGGCGGGACGCGCCCCG